The Candidatus Nanosynbacter featherlites DNA window ACTGATGATATCAAAGATCCAGAGTATGCAGCGGCTATAGGACTAATGTTGGCAATGTCCACCAATCCGTCCCGCTCTGAAGGAACTCATGGTAAAAAAGCTAGTAAAGTTGCCCAAAAGGCTGGCGGATTCTTAGGTGGGTTATTCGCAAAATTCAAATAAATATGACCACTCCAGGGTCAAAGATGATATACTGGATAGAGATTAGAGGGGAGATACAATAATGCCACAAATACAACCAAGCGAAGTTCAGACATTTGCTAGCATCAAAGTTGTTGGTGTTGGTGGCGCTGGTGGTTCAGCAGTCAACCGCATGAAAGACGCTGGCCTCAACGGTGTGCAGTTCATCGCTATGAATACCGACGCACAAGCGTTGCATAACTCAAAAGCTGACGTCAAAATTCATTTGGGACATTCCACGACAAACGGTCTTGGTGCTGGTGCTGACCCAGCTGTTGGTGAAGCAGCCGCTAATGAATCACGTGAAGAAATTCGTGCCGCTCTTGAAGGCGCCGACATGGTGTTTGTGACGATTGGTGCTGGTGGAGGAACAGGCTCTGGTGCTGGGTATGTGGTTGCTGAGATTGCTCGTGAGTTGGGTATTTTGGTGGTTGGTGTTGCAACACGACCGTTTAGCTTTGAGGGTGAAAAGCGCCGAGTGAATGCTGACTGGGCGATCACTCACTTGGGTCGACAAGTTGATACGTTGATTACCATTCCAAATGATCGCTTGCTGCAGACAATTGATCGGCGCACTCCGCTATTGGAAACCTTCAAAATCGCTGACGATGTATTGCGTCAGGGTGTGCAGGGTATTTCTGAATTGATCACTGAACATGGGCTGATTAACCTGGACTTTGCTGACGTGAAGGCTATCATGAGCAATGCTGGATCGGCCTTGATGGGCATTGGTCGGGCGAGCGGTGAGAATCGAGCAGCTCAGGCGGCCCAGCAGGCAATTGAGTCGCCGTTGATTGAAGTGTCAATTGATGGCGCTAAGGGTGTGTTGTTCAACGTTACTGGTGGCTACGACATGAGCATGGCAGAGATTCAGGAGGCAGCTGAAATCATCACCAGTGCGGTATCACCAAATGCAAACATCATCTTTGGTGCGACGTTGAAGCCAGAAATGGAAGATGATTTGGTGATCACGGTCATTGCTACAGGATTTGATAGCGAGACCTTCCACGACAGGGACGTAACGCTTGATGTGAACCCAGTTGAGACCAACTCTAACAATTTGGATGAAGAAATGGTGCAAAATATCGACATGGAGCTAGAGCACAAAGAAGCTGCTGAGCATTTTGCTGCTGAGGATGACACGAATATTTGGGATAATCCACCAGAAGATGAGGATGACGACGAAGACGACACCCCAGCATTCTTACGCCGTCGCAAGAAGAATAGGGAGTAGTCTATGGGAGCAGTAAATATTGGTGACAGTCGGGTGCTTGAGTCGCGTGAAGTTGCTGGCGGTATGGCAATTCGCCGCCGCAGAGAAACGGCTGATGGTAGGAGATTTACGACGTACGAGCGGATTGAAAAACCAAACTTAGCAGTGCTCAAAAAGAGCGGACGCCGTGAACTGTTTGACCGGTTTAAGCTATCTTCAGCGGTACACCAGTCAGTTGGTAAGTTTTTCAAGTCAGAAGAAGAGGTTGAGCAAATTGTCAGCGCCGTTGAAGACGCTTTGTATGCGTTGGGAGAATCTGAAGTGCCGTCAAAGCAGATTGGTGATGCGGTTTTGGACGCTTTGGCTGATCGTAATGAAGTGGCGTATGTTCGATTTGCCAGCGTGTATTATGATTTCAAGACACTGGACGAATTTGAGAAAATTTTAGCTCAGCAACGAGAGAAAAGGGATTAACAATGCGCGTTGTTGTTGTGTACAAAACAGAGAGCGACCACGCTCGCACAGTGTTTGATTATCTCAGGGATTTCAAAAATCAGACAGGGCATGATCTGGAGGAAGTCAATCCGGACTCGGCGGCTGGCAGTGATTTCTGTAGGACATATGACATTGTGGAATATCCGACGATCATTGCGTTAAGTGATGGTGGCCAATTACAAAATATGTGGCGGGGAACTCCGCTACCGACAATTAGCGAGGTAAGTTTTTATGTTTAAGAAAGTGCGAGATTGGTTATTTCATGAGGACTTGAAGCGGCGACATCTGTCGGCACTGGCGTTGCTGGTCGGAAGCGCATTGGGGCTATTGGCGTCACTGGCTTTGTCAATTGAATCTTTAGTATTAGCCAAAAACTCAGAGGCGGTTCTTAGTTGTGACTTAAACTCAGCGCTGAGTTGTTCGGCGGTTGCCAATCATTGGTCTGCAGCGATTTTGGGTTTTCCAAACAGCTTTATTGGCCTGGCGACCTTGCCGGTGATGATTACCATCGCCGTTGCCCTGTTGGCAGGGACAAAGTTTCCGAAATGGTTTATGCAATGCGCGCAAATTGGCGTAATTGCGGGGCTTCTCTTTGCCTTTTGGATGTTTGGTATGAGCTATTTGGTGATTGGCGCACTGTGCCCGTGGTGCTTGACTCTTGACCTTGGTATGATTTTGATTTTCTTTGGTATGACACGGTACAATGTTTTGGTTAAGAATATACCTGGTAAGACCTTGGGTAAATTTGTTGATCGCGGATATGATATGTTATTTGCAGCAGTTTTAGTAGTTCTTGCCATGATGGCGATAATCGCCAAGTTTGGTGAGCAGTTGTTCTAGACGTATCGCCCTATTTTACGAAAGCATTATTGCAAATTTTTTTACTTTGGTAACGCGTGATCATATGTCATAATAAAGATATGAAGAAAAACTTTCTTGTCAGAGCGTTCTTTGGTGTTACCATTGTAGCGCTCGGCGGGGTTCTGTTACTCAGGAATCTCGAAATTATCAAGTTTGATAGCTGGAATGTGTTCTGGGGAACGGTTTGGGCAGCCGGCCTAGTGCTGGCGGGGCTGGTGACAATAGTTAGCTCCCGGAAACTGCTGACGCGGGCGTGGGGCCTGCTATTGATGGCCGCTGGCGTGTCGATTGGTTTGAATGCGTATGGCGTCATTGATGTTAGTATTTGGAAACTGTTTTGGCCAGTGGTATTGATCGCTGTTGGGTTGATGATGGTGTTTAGTATTGGGTCCGCAAATCGCAAGCGAGCCGAAGAATCGGGTACTAATGATAATGAAAAAGTGGCGATTTTTTATGGTGAAGAATCACGAGTGAGAGGTGATTACACTGGTGGCTCACTGACGGCGGTATTTGGCGGCGTCGATTTGGATTTGCGCCAGGCAAAGATCAAGGATGGTACGGTGATTGATGTCTTTACCTTTTGTGGCGGCATTAATATTAGTTTGCCTGATGATGTGATTGTCGAAAACGAGGTTCGCGGTGTTTTGGGCGGTAGCGATGATAAGACTGTACCGAAGCCTTCTGCTAAAAAGACAATCTATCTGAAGGGCGAATGTGTCCTGGGCGGCCTGGAAATTAAATAATCTCTTGGGATTTTGGTAAAAACGCGCTACAATGAGAGTAGGGCGTTTTTGCGTGTGTCTAATGAGGTTTTCTCTGATGATGTCAGCGCAAAATGAGCGGCTATCAACCGCGAAGCCTGCGGGAAGAAATCAGTTTTTATCAGCTGAGATTAGACCCCGCCGTGAGCTTGCGTAAATAGCATAAGAAAGAGCTAAAAGAATCACTTCTTTTGGAATCGAGATGGTACCGTCCGTTTGAAACACCTCCAGCGGATTCTCGAAGACAGAAGAGGTGATTTTTGTTTGAGGAGAATAATGACAAAAATAACGTATTATCCACCGGAATACAGGAAAGATGAGTTTAACTGTGCATATTGTAAGGTGTTTGCACATCAAAAGTGGAATTATAATTATATATTCAATTCATTCTCGTCACTATTAGAGTTACTCGCTATATCGAAATGTGAACACTGCGGTAGATGGTCTATCTGGATTGAGGAGTCTTTAGTTTATCCGGTGCAAATTACAGTGGAAGATCCGAATGATGACATGCCAGATGAGGTTAAAAAACTATATAGAGAGTCTGCTCAAATTTTGTCTATTTCACCCCGTGCGGCTGCAGCACTATTGAGGCTAGGATTGCAGATACTTCTCGGTGCTGTGGGGGGTGATGGTAAAAATATAAATAATGATATAAAGAAAATAGTTGCGTTGGGTGTTGAACCTGAAACACAAAGGGCTCTAGATATTCTAAGGGTATTTGGTAATAGTGGAGCTCACCCTGGGGAGATTAAGCTTGATGAAGATCCTGGCCTGGTGCACAAAATGTATAGGCTAATGAACTATGTTACCGATAGGCTTATCACCCAGAAGAATCAGATAAATGAGTTATTCGAAGGTTTATCAGAGGGAATTAAAGATCAGATTGAATCACGAGATAGTAAAAATAAGGACAAGGAGAGATCATGATGAAATTCAAACACGGCGTACGCCGCCGAGCAGCAGAATATGAAAAGGATTGGGTGCAGCGCTGGAAGGACGACCGGACGTTCCAAAAGTCGGTGGCGCAGCGGCCGGCGGATAATGCGTATGTCTTTTATGATGGGCCGCCGTTTATCACCGGTGTGCCACATCACGGAACGCTGCTCAGCAGTATTGTGAAGGACGCCGTGCCACGCTATTGGACAATGAAGGGTAAGCGCGTGGAGCGCCGTTGGGGCTGGGATTGCCATGGTCTACCGGCGGAGAATTTCGTCGAAAAGCAGCTGAATATTACCGACCGGCGGCAGATTGTGATGTGCCCGGGCCAGCCGGCACCGCTGGATAAAGACGGTCAGCCACTGCCGACCATCAGCCTGGAAAAATACATCACCAAGGCGCGCGAAAGCATGGTGGCGAATAGCGAGACGTGGCAGGGTGTGATCGACCGGATTGGCCGCTGGGTGGACTTTACGGGCGCTTACCGCACCATGGATAAGGACTTTATGGAGAGCGTTTGGTGGGCCTTTAAACAGCTGTATGAGGCTGGCAAAATCTACGAAGGCGAAAAGGTGCTGATGTATGACACCAAGTTCGCCACCCCTGTCAGCAAGGCCGAAGTAACCATGGACAACGACGCCTACCAGACGGTGACCGACCCGAGTGTGTATGTGAAGTTTAAGTTAAAAGATGGTAAGACGAGCCACAAAATAGTATTAAGTGAACACTCAAAAGTCTTGTTTGTATGTAATGCAAATGCTGCTCGCTCGCAGATGGCGCAGGGATTTTATAACCACTATTCTGGCTCTCAAAATGCCGATTCTGCTGGGTTGAACCCAGAGAAAAAATGGGGCGAAGCTCCAACATTGAGTGATTTTGAAACTATGAGCCGCAAGCCAGCCAGAAGTAGTGAGACGATGCAAGAAGTGGGTATTGACATCACTGGACATAAGCGGCAGCTGCTTACCGCCGATAAGCTGGGTGATTATGATTTGATCGTTAATCTAGCGGAGAAATCCCAGACACCGGACTGGCTCAGGGGTGATAATATTATTTGGTGGGATGTGGCTGATCCACGTAACGAGAGTGTAGAAAAAAATCGGATAGCGCGTGATGAAATTGAGCAGCGAGTAAAGCAACTTTTGAACGGTGAAATAGTTGATGATGCACAAAAGCCAGCAGGCTTTGACGAATGCGAGAGGAGTTATGTTGGCGCTTTGTTGGTGGATACAAATGGCAAACTCATTGCACAACAACGAGACGATAAGTCAGAAATCACAAACCCAGGCATGGTGAGCCTCTTTGGTGGGACGAGCCACGAGGGC harbors:
- the ftsZ gene encoding cell division protein FtsZ — encoded protein: MPQIQPSEVQTFASIKVVGVGGAGGSAVNRMKDAGLNGVQFIAMNTDAQALHNSKADVKIHLGHSTTNGLGAGADPAVGEAAANESREEIRAALEGADMVFVTIGAGGGTGSGAGYVVAEIARELGILVVGVATRPFSFEGEKRRVNADWAITHLGRQVDTLITIPNDRLLQTIDRRTPLLETFKIADDVLRQGVQGISELITEHGLINLDFADVKAIMSNAGSALMGIGRASGENRAAQAAQQAIESPLIEVSIDGAKGVLFNVTGGYDMSMAEIQEAAEIITSAVSPNANIIFGATLKPEMEDDLVITVIATGFDSETFHDRDVTLDVNPVETNSNNLDEEMVQNIDMELEHKEAAEHFAAEDDTNIWDNPPEDEDDDEDDTPAFLRRRKKNRE
- the nrdR gene encoding transcriptional regulator NrdR; translation: MGAVNIGDSRVLESREVAGGMAIRRRRETADGRRFTTYERIEKPNLAVLKKSGRRELFDRFKLSSAVHQSVGKFFKSEEEVEQIVSAVEDALYALGESEVPSKQIGDAVLDALADRNEVAYVRFASVYYDFKTLDEFEKILAQQREKRD
- a CDS encoding vitamin K epoxide reductase family protein, with product MFKKVRDWLFHEDLKRRHLSALALLVGSALGLLASLALSIESLVLAKNSEAVLSCDLNSALSCSAVANHWSAAILGFPNSFIGLATLPVMITIAVALLAGTKFPKWFMQCAQIGVIAGLLFAFWMFGMSYLVIGALCPWCLTLDLGMILIFFGMTRYNVLVKNIPGKTLGKFVDRGYDMLFAAVLVVLAMMAIIAKFGEQLF
- a CDS encoding LiaI-LiaF-like domain-containing protein; amino-acid sequence: MKKNFLVRAFFGVTIVALGGVLLLRNLEIIKFDSWNVFWGTVWAAGLVLAGLVTIVSSRKLLTRAWGLLLMAAGVSIGLNAYGVIDVSIWKLFWPVVLIAVGLMMVFSIGSANRKRAEESGTNDNEKVAIFYGEESRVRGDYTGGSLTAVFGGVDLDLRQAKIKDGTVIDVFTFCGGINISLPDDVIVENEVRGVLGGSDDKTVPKPSAKKTIYLKGECVLGGLEIK
- a CDS encoding DUF4145 domain-containing protein → MTKITYYPPEYRKDEFNCAYCKVFAHQKWNYNYIFNSFSSLLELLAISKCEHCGRWSIWIEESLVYPVQITVEDPNDDMPDEVKKLYRESAQILSISPRAAAALLRLGLQILLGAVGGDGKNINNDIKKIVALGVEPETQRALDILRVFGNSGAHPGEIKLDEDPGLVHKMYRLMNYVTDRLITQKNQINELFEGLSEGIKDQIESRDSKNKDKERS